AGCGTCGGCGCGTGAAGGAAGGCGGCAAGCGTTGCAAGTTGCGGCGTGATGCGCGCGCCGCTGTGCAATTCCTCCACAATCGTTGTCGGCTTTGCGGCTGGGATTTGAAGGCGGGCGAGCACGGTGGCATCGATGTCAAATGGCGAATGGCCGTTCTTCGACATGATGGCGTGGCAGGTGTCGCATGTCGCCTTCGCTCCCTTGGCCTGGTGGCAGCCAATGCAGTTGGCCATGTTCACCTCTTTTTCCACGGCGATGGCGGTACGCTCGGCGACCGGGCCGTGGCAGTCCTCGCATGCGCTGCCGGCGGAGGTGTGGGTCTTATGGCTGAAGGTAACGAACGATGGCACACGGTAGACGCGAACCCACTGGATGGGGTCTTCGTTCTTCGCGGCCTCAGCCAGGCGCTTGACGTCGGGGTTGTCCGTTGCGACCGAGGCGTGACACTTCATGCACTTCGCCGCCTGCGGCATCGCCAGCGTCGACCCGTCGCCGCGAGGCTCGTGACAGTCGTTGCAGGACATCTTCGCCGTCTGCATGTGCTGCATGTGATTGAAGGCGATGGGCTGAGCCGGGGCCGCAGCAGTCGTTGCCGCGGCAGGGGGCTTCGCTGCAGCACCCGTATCCTGTGCGTGAATGCCCACAGTGAAACCCGTCAAAATGGCAGGCAGCAACAGTAACTTCCGCACGCAGAACCCCTTCCCCAATGAAAGGAGTGCCGTCTGCTTCGAGGAGACGGCACTCCCGATGTTTCAGATTACGCCAGAGCGCTAAACGTTGCCCTTGCGCATCTCCTCCGCCAGATGTTCCGACGCGCGCATGGCCAGCGAGCACATGGTGATCGTTGGATTCTGCCATCCTGCGCTGACGAAGACGCTGGCATCGGTGATGAACAGGTTCTTCATATCGTGGCTCTGGCTCCACTTGTTGACGACGCCCTTCTTCGGGTCATCGCTCATGCGGGCCGTACCCTGCTCGTGGATGGAGTAGCCGGGCGGGTTGAACTCGTAGTTTTTGACCAGGATATCGAAGCCCGCGGCCTCGGCCATCGCCGCCATGGTGTCGATATAGTCCTTGGTCATGTTGGTTTCGTTCGAGGTGTACTTGGTATTGATATTCAGCGTGGGCATGCCCCAGGCATCCAATACCTGCTTGTTCAGCGACACGTGGTTCTCATAGTGGCCGAGCGTTTCGCCCATGATGTTGGTGGAGAAGTGGCTGCCGTTGTAGCTCTTGAGCTTCTCATTGAGCTCTTTACCGTAAAAGGGCAACGCGCGCGCATCAAACGGCCCGTTGCTGCACGAGACATTGACAGCGTAACCGCGGAGGAAGCCATTGCTCTTCGTCTCCAGGTTGCGGAAACGCGGTATGAGAGCACCGCCGCCCATCAGGCCGGGGGTACCCTTGCCGTCCCGCGCTTCAGGGACCGAGCAGATGATTCCCGCGCCGTAGATCTGGTCGGTCAGGTGGTGCCCGAGCACGCCACTCGAGTTGCATATCTCCGATGCCAGCAGCAGGCGAGTCGTTTCCATCGTGCCTGCGGCAACGACGACAACCCGGGCCTTCATGACCATCTCACGATGTGAGTGACGATCGACGAAGACCACACCATCTGCCAGGCCTGTCTTTTTGTCCACCGTAATCTGACGCACGATTGCGTTTGGAATTGTTGTGAGTTTGCCGGTGGCTACGGCATCAGGCAGCAACAGGTTGAGTGAGGCAGCCATACCGTCCTTGCCGAGCGAAGAACGGGGCTTGGTAACGGGAACGCCCAGCTTCTTGCCGGCGTCGACGAACCGCTGCATTGCGCCTGACCATGGCGAGTTGTCTTCGATAAAGTTGCCATCCGGGTACTGAGGCAGGCCGTCGGTGTGGCCCGTCACACGGAAGATCTCTTCCACGCGGGAGTAGTACGGCGCCAGTTCCTTGAGCGTGATCGGCCAGTTTTCGCCAAAGCCGTCGTGATCCTTGCTCTTGAACTCGTAGTCGCTGAGGCGGAAGGACTGGCGTCCCCAGACGGGAGAGCGTCCACCGATGCTTCGCACGCGCACCCAGTTGTACTGCTGCCCTTCCGGGTAGGAGTAAGGGACGACCTTTTCATCCACCCAGAAATTCGCGCTGAAGTCGTTTGCCTGATAGACATGCGGCAACCGGCCGGGAGCTACGACGCCGCGAAACGGCAGCTCGTGCGCTGGCTTCAGCTCGCGATACCTTTCAAAGTTCAGCATCGGGCCCGCGTCCAGCATGGTGCAGGAGATACCTTTTTCCGTCAGAATCTTTGCGGCCATTCCGCCAGTATGTCCCGACCCGATGATCAGGACGTCAACCTTCTTCTGTGCCATGCGCTCTCTACTTTCTTCTCTGGGGAATGCCTATGCCTGCTTGTGCTTCGTGGTCGATGCCGTCTTGGACGCACTGTGGCTGACCCATGTCTGGATACCGGGATCGATGGGGTGCCAGTAGAGGCCCACACCCGGTGTGCGCTCACCAGAAGCTTCCGCCGCGGCGGCCCATGCAGGCGAATTCATGGTGAACTCGCGAATGTCGCGATGCGCGAGGTTGACGAACCTCTCCTGCCCCTCACGCGGTGGATGGTCGTTCATCCATCCCTTCAAGTGGGGCCGGATTACGGCGTCTGCCTGTTTCTCGTCCGCCTTGGCAAACGGGACCTTGAACTGCTTCATACAGTCGGCGTTCAGGCGATCGAGTCCATCGTTGTACATGGCTTGCCTGTCGGCGGGAGAAGCTCCAATGTAGAAGTCGAGAAACTCCGGCGTCCCGGCCTTCATCGCGCTGGGGTAATCGTCGCCCGCTGGCATCATGATCTCGCACAGATGCACCAGCGAGGCATAACGCACAGGGGTAAAGTACCGTGCCTCAGTCGTAGCTACGAGATCGGGCTGCGAGAGAGGGATACTGGGTGTATGGAACCGTGCCAACTGCTCTGCACGGGCCGTTACACGCGAGGCTGGAGGAGCTGCGGGATGTGCCCCGGCAGCGTTTTGTTCCGCTGCATTCGATGCAGGCTGCTGTTGTCCAAGCGCAGTGCTCGCGGTTGCGGTGGCGACTGCAAAACCCTTTACAAAATCACGCCGTTTCATAGGCGAAATCGTAAGGGTTAGCGGTAACCGTCGTCAACCACCTTGTTAAGATTCCAGCCGGCGCTCTGAATCGATTTTGCAGAGCGGACTACGAAAACCGGCAAAGTGTGCGCTAGCATAGCAAAACTGCTAACCATGGCTATCCGTCTTCAGGACATTGCCGACGATCTGAATCTTTCCAAGATGACGATCTCCAAGGTGCTGCGCGGTCAGACAGACGTGAGTGCCGAGACGAAGGCGCGCGTTCTGAAACGCATGCAGGAGCTGAATTACCGGCCCAACATCTCCGCGCGCAGCCTGCGGACCGGCCAGACGTACACCATCGGCTTTGTCGTACCGCAACTCGACGACCCGCGCGTTGCCGCCATATGTCGAGGCCTCAATGAAGTTCTTCGGCCGGCAAACTATGCCGTAGTGATCTCTTCAGCCGACGGCGACCCAGAAGCGGAGGAGCGCGAGGCGGAGCTTCATCTGTCCCGGCAGGTCGATGCGCTGCTGCTGTATGGCCGCGACGACGTTTCGGATGCTCCGGAGGCGTTGCGAACGACCAGCGTTCCGCTGGTGTATCTGGGCCAGAAGCCTGCACAACTGACGGCCATCTCCGTCAGCCTGCGCGAGAGCGAAGTTGGCCGTCTCTCTGGCGAGCACCTTCTGGCACGCGGCGCACGGCGCATCGCATATCTCCGCGGTCCACGTACCGCCGTGGCAGACCAGCGGTTCAGCGGATATCTTGAGGCACTGCACAAGGCGTCCGTCCCCATTCGCCAGGAGTGGGTTGTCGAAGCAAAGGCGGGCGGAGACGAATACGAGCGAGGCTTCGAAGCTGTGCGGACGATGCTCCAGCGACGCAGCCGGCCTGAAGCAGTGATCGCTTATTCCGATTCTTTAGCCGTCGGCGCACGCGACGCCGCGATCGCGCAGGGCCTGCGTGTTCCCGACCAGTTTCAAGTCATGGGCTGTGGGAACAACTTGCAGATATGTTCGATGGGTATTGGTATCAGCAGTATCGATCTTTGTTCGGAAGAGATCGGCGTCCGCGCAGCCCGAATGGCCTTGAAAGCGATTGAGAAAAAGGGTGCTGAAGAGGCACGCAGCATGAGTGTCATGCCGCGCCTTGTTCATCGCGCGACGACAAAGCACCTTGAAGTTTCCACGAGACCAGGAAAGAAGGGATAAGCGCTCATGGCAGCCCGCAAAGAGACGGCGAACAAGTTCGATCTGGTGGTTTTTGGAGAGTTCTTCTCCGACATGATCTTTTATGGGCTGCGCAATCAGCCGCGCTTTGGCGAGGAGGTCAAAACCGACTCCTTTTTGATTGCTCCCGGCGGCGGCCTTGCCACTTCAGCGCTCGCGGCTAGCCGTCTTGGCAGCATGACCGCAATCGTGACGCGGGTGGGAGGCGATGCCGAGAGCCTTCCGACCTGGGGAGAGATTCTGCGGGAGGGGCTCGACGTGACTGCGTGCGAGGTCCGCAAAGAACAGGCGACCGCACTTACGGCATCGGTGGCCTTTCAGTCCAACCGCATGATGATGACGCACGATCCCGTCAACCGAAACCTCGAAGACCTGTTGTCGAGTAAAGCGGTCATCGCCAAACTGCATAAGGCGCGGCATGTGCACTTCGCCTGCGCATTGCGCCGCCCGCAAAAATGGATACCTGTCATGAAGGCGCTGCGCGATTCGGGCATCACGATCTCGGCCGACTTCGGCTGGAATCCCGACCTGTCGCCCAAACAGTTGCTCTCGATCGTGAAGTACTGCGAATTTATCTTCCCCAACGAACATGAAGGCAAGGCGATCACCGGCACAACCGATGCCTTGAGGGCGCTGGAAAAACTCCAGGACTGGGTACGCATCCCGGTCATCAAACTGGGAAAACGAGGGGCTATGCTTATGGCCAATGGGCACATCTACCGCCAGCCGGCGCTTCCGATCGCGGTCGTGGATGCAACCGGGGCGGGCGATGCCTTCGACGGAGGATTTCTGCACGCGTTTCTTCATGGCGCGGACTGGGACGACTGCCTTCGTGCAGGAAATATCTGCGGCAGCCTCTCCGCCTCGCAACCCGGAGGCTCTCAAGGACTTCCCGGGCCGAAGGAATTTCGCCGGTATATGGCCTCGATCAAATCCACGAAAAGCCGCCGATCCGTATAGGCGTCATAAACGCAATTCTTGTCAATTTTTTATTGAATTTGTCATTTCCTATTGACACTCCTATCTCGCGGAGGTATTTTCGGTTCATTCCGTTACCGATAACGATACCGATATTTTCTGGGTTTTCGGTAGCTTTGGAGCATTCTTTGAACCAGAAGCTCACGGCTCTCAGGAGGTCGTCAGATGGGTTTTGGAAGCACAGGAAATTCTTCTCATCGCCATTCGTTGCCTATGCCGCTTATGTGCCTGTTCCTGGCCGCGGCGTTTCTCTTCACGCCGCAGCCTGCGCTCGCACAGCTTGATAACGGCTCCATTACGGGTACGCTTCACGATCCCACGGGCGCGGTGATCGCCGGTGCGACGGTCACGATTCGCAATGTTGCTACCGGCGTTACCACGGTATTGAAAACGAACAACGACGGTTCCTATCAGGCTCTCGCATTGATTCCGGGAACCTACTCGGTAGAAGCGTCCGCCACAGGCTTCAGCACGGCGAAGAATGCGGCCGTCGAGATCCATGTGAAGAGCCGTGCTGAGGTCGACTTCAACCTGACTCCCGGTGCCACGAGCGACACCATCGAAGTGAGTTCAGAGTTTCAAGGTCTTCAGACGCAATCGGCCGACGTGGGCAATGTTATTGGCACGACGCAGATCAACGATCTGCCGCTGAATGCGCGCCGCTACGCGGACCTGGCTCTGCTTGAGCCGGGTATCTTCAAAAATCCCGGAGTGGCAAATCAAGCGGCCGATCGCTTCTCTTCCAATGGAAACCTGGAGACACAAAATTATTTTGCGCTTGATGGCGTGGACAATAACTCGGGATCGACGAACCTGCAGGAAGGCTCCGTGCAGAACGTTCAACCTCCGCCTGACGCGATTCAGGAGTTCCGTCTCCAGACTCGCACGTACTCCGTTGAGTTCGGCACATCGGCCGGCGCTATCGTCAACGCATCCACAAAGAGTGGCACAAACAGCTTGCACGGAAGCGCCTGGGAGTATGCGCGCAACAGCGTCCTCGACGCGAATAGTTGGATCAACAAACGTACGTCAACAGGGGTACCATTGCCGAAGGGCAATTTCAGCCAGAATCAATTTGGCGGCACGGTGGGTGGCCATGTCATCCGCGAAAAGTTCTTCTACTTTGGCGATTACCAGGGCCTTCGCTCGACACAGTCAACAACAGTAAGCTCCGTCGTTCCTTCGGCAGCAATGAAGACCGGCAACATGAGCGAGGTTTCCTTCAACCCTGTCGGGCTTGGAAGTCAGTCTGGTTGCATCGTCGCGAAAGTCGTGCAGACGGGCTGCATCGATCCTGTTGCTCTCGCTGTTGCAAAGCTCCTGCCCGATCCGAACACTGGTCCGCCAACATGGGACGGATCAACAAACTATGTCTATCAGTACCAGCTTCCGCAGCAGGTGAACTCGTTTGATGTGCGCACAGATTTCACCGTCAACTCGCACAATCAGCTCTTCACGCGATACAGCTTCCTCGACCAGCATCGCCAGGACCCGCCGTGGACGTCGAACTCCGATATAGGCAACGGCGGATTCGCCACAGACTATAAGATCCGTAATCAGGGTGTTGCATTTGGCCTCACGACGACCCTCTCCTCCACTGCGGTGAATCAGTTCCGCTTCGGCTGGAGCCGCGACAGCGCGCACAGCAACCCGATCGGCGTAACGCTTGGCACATCGGCTGCTCCCAGCGTCGGACTGACTGGCATTCCTGTCACTCCTCAGTCGGGCGGCCTTCCACCGTTCAACATCAGCGGCGGGTTCCGCAGGATTGGCGTTGACCTCTTCCGCCCGCAGTTTCAGGCAGCGGGTGTATGGCAGTTTCTGGATAACTTCACCAAGCTCAAGGGCAATCACAGCTTGATGTTCGGTTACGAATATCACCGCACGACGACGAACTTTCTCGACCTTACGGCACCGCAAGGCTATATGGGCTTCTCGGGCGTATTTACAGGAACGAACGGTTTTGGCTGGGCCGATTTTCTGCTAGGCAACGTCAGTCAAACCTTCTTCAACAGCTATCTTGTGGCACATAACTACCAGATCGGCAATTCGCTCTTTGCTCAGGACACGTGGCGAGCTACGCACGATCTGACCATTACTTATGGAACGCGTTACGAGCTCTACTCTCCTCTACTCAACCGGACAGACTCTTTTGCAAACTTCGATCCTTCGGGAGCGGGAGGGCTTATTGTTGCGAAGGGCGGAAGCTGGGCGCAACGCAGCCTGGTCAATCCGGACAAGAACAACTTCGCTCCCCGCGTTGGCTTCTCCTATCAGGCAACCGATCGCGTCGTGATTCGCGGCGGATACGGAGTTTTCTATCAGTACGTCAACCGTATCGGCTCTGAGTCGCAACTCGCGCAGAACCAGCCGTTCCTCAAATTCGTCAACGATTCACGCACAACCGTCGCCGCTGGAACCATCTTTCAGCTTCGCAATGGCTTTCCTGGCCCGGCTTACTCCAACTCAACCACTCCGCTCTATATTCAGAAAACAAACTGGCAGGACAAGAACCAGCGGACGAGCTACGTGCAGCAGTTCAGCTTAGGGCCACAGGTCCAGCTAAGCCGCAGCACAACTCTCGAAATGATCTACGTCGGCAACATCGGTCACAAGATGAACCGTCTGCGTAACGCCAATCAAGGCATTGTTACCGGCTTTACAGGCAGCACACCGAATGTCGTCTTCCCATACGCAAACCTGAACAATGGCGGCGCTCATGCCTTTCTGGAGTATGCGACGAACGACGGCAATACCAACTACAACGGGCTAATCGCAAGCCTCCGGCGGCAGATGACCAACGGCCTCGGATATCAGGTCAGCTATACATGGGCGCATAACTTCAGCGACTATGCCGACAACCTGACGGCAGGGTCTACGCCGCAGAACGCATACGACTACTCGCACGAGTATTCGCAGTCACCCTTCGATCAACGTCATCGTCTTGTGGTGAGCGGGCAGTGGAAGCTACCGATCGGCAAGAACGGCCTCGTGCTCAATAACGATTCAACGGCAGCAAAACTGATCGGCGGCTGGCAATACAACCTGATCGCCAGCTTCGAGGCGGGTAATCCATTCAACGTTACAACAGGTAACGATGCCAGCCAGACCGGCGGAAACCATGCATCTTATGCAAACTGCAATGCTGGCGCGTTCACGAATACAACTCACGATCGCAATGCATTGACTAGCATCACCGGAACGGGCCGCTACATCAATCTGGCAGCATTTACACAACCAACCGTAGGAACCTTCGGCACATGCCGTCCGCGCGCGTTTGCAGGCCCTGGACGCAGGAACTTCGACATGAGCCTGTTCAAGCAGTTCTCGTTCACCGATGCACGTAAGCTCGAGTTCAGGCTTGAGGGATTCAACGTATTCAATCACGCAAATCTGGCGAACCCGAGCTCATCGATTACGACACCAAACCCATTCGGCCGCATCAGCAGTGTCACCAATACGGCACGGCAGGTGCAGCTCGCAGCGAAGTTCTACTTCTAACTTGAATGGGTCAGCCTGCTCGTCACGGACAGGCTGACCGCGAGGTCTTCTATGTCTGGTTTGGTCAAGAAGTCAGTCTGCACGCTGGCGGCGTGTGCTTGTTTCATCTCATCGGGAAGTTTGTTCTATGCGCAAACACCCAAGCCAATAGTCGATGCGACCCCAGTCCCACCCGACAGAGGAGCGGCGGCTACGTGGCAGGCGCTCAAGAAGCTGCATACCCGGGCCAGCGTGATGATGATCGTCGCTCACCCCGACGACGAAGACGGCGCCACGCTTGCGTATGAGAGCAGAGGACAGGGCGCCCGCGTCGCGCTACTGACGCTCGACCGCGGTGAAGGCGGTGCGAATGTCATGTCCTCCGACTACTGGGATGCGCTGGGCCTCGTTCGCACCGAAGAGCTTTTGCAGGCGGGTCGATACTACGGGCTCGACGCGCAATACTTCACGTCGATGGCCGACTATGGCTTCTCCAAAGCGCTCGATGAAGCGCTGAGCCAGTGGGGGCACGACCGAGTTCTTGAGCAGGCAGTGCGAGTTGTGCGAACCGTTCGGCCATTGATTGTCTGCTCGGTCTTCGTCGGTGGGCCTACCGATGGCCATGGTCAGCACGCAACGGCAGGTCTTATGGCGCAGGAGGTCTTCAAGGCGGCGGGCGATCCCAAGATGTTCCCCGAACAAATCAAGGAAGGTCTACTGCCCTGGGCTCCGGTGAAGACCTACGCACGCGCTCCCTTCTTTCGCGTCTCCGAGAAGGGGATGTACGACTATGCAAACCACACATGGGGTCCGGTAGGCGTAACCAATCACATTACCGGCAAGTGGGAGCCGGGCAAGCCTTCGGTTACGGTTGCGATTCCATCCGGCACCTATGACAGCGTCATCGGCGAAACGTACTCCCAGGTATCGCGCAAGGGCCTCGGATACCAGGCCTCGCAGAACGGCGGCCCCAGCGTTCCACTGCCGCAGGCACAGCCAAGTGCGTATCACCGTTTTGGGTCGCACATCGACGCACAACCCACCGAACAGAGCTTCTTCGACGGTATCGACACGACGCTGGATGGAATCGCATTGCTCGCAGACCAGAAGGACCAGCCTGCTCTGCACACGAAGCTGGATGAGATCAACACGCTTGTCGAAAAAGCGATCACTCAGTTTTCCGCTCAGCAACCCTCCGCTGTTGCTCCTCTTCTGGCAAAAGGGAAGATCGCTGTTGAAGCCCTTATCGCCAATGTAAAAGACGGCTCGATGTCCGCAAACGCGAAGTACAACGTACTTCATGAACTCGAAGTGAAGCAACGCCAGTTCAACGACGCTCTCGTTGCCGCACTGCAGATCTCCCTCAACGCCGATGTGACGCAGGCCGGCAAGGACGACCCGATGATGGCTATGTTCCGCGGCGCCCGCCCTACATTTCAGATGGCGACTCCCGGTCTCTCGTTTCCTGTCGCCGTCCACATCTATCAGCCCGGCAACTCGAATCTCACTATCAAGAGCGTGACGTTGAAGGCCACGTCTGGCGGCAACTGGCAGGTCAAGGACGAGGCCGCGGCACCTTCAGTTCTTGCACCATCGAAAGCGGTCGACCTCAGGTTCAATGTTAAGGTCCCAACCGATGAGCCGTTTACGCGCCCTTACTTCAAACGCGAAGGGCTGCAAAATGCGTTCTACGAAGTTGACTCTACTGCGAAGAAGAACGTTCCGCTCTCTCCCTACCCACTTGAGGCACGGGCATCGTTTGGCTTTGAAGGAGCCACGATCAATATGGCTGCCGTTGTACAGGTCGTGAGCAAGGTAAACGGCCCCGGCCTGCTTCGCTACCCGATGCCTGTTGGCCCTGCAATCTCGGTCGCCCTCTCTCCCGCTGCGGGAGTCATTCCGCTGGAGAGCAAGTCCACCACCGTCAGTGTCCGCTTGAAGAACAACGAACAGGGGCCGGTGAAACCAACTGTTCACCTCACTTTACCTGCGGGCTGGACGGCGGAACCGTCCTCAATCCCGGTTAGCTTTACTCAAACTGGAGAAGAACAAACTGTCAGCTTCACTGTCGCTCCAAAAGTAGAAGAAGGAAAACAATATAAGGTTATTGCGGTAGCTGAACTCGACGGTACAAAGTACGAGGAAGGTTACATTACAACCGGCTATGTCGGGTTACGTCCCTACTTCCTGTACTCGCCGGCAACATACTCCACGACGGGCACGGATGTAAAAGTCGCCCACGGTCTGAACGTCGCATACATCGAGGGCAGTGGAGACGACGTTCCAGCGGCGCTCGAACAAATTGGCGTCCACGTCTCGTATCTCACGGCGCAGGATCTGGCAAGCTCGGACCTGAGCAAATACAACGCTATTGTGCTTGGTGTGCGCGCCTACGCGGTACGTCCCGACCTTGTCACCAATAATGCGCGGCTCCTTAAATATGTTGAGAACGGCGGAGTCGCGATTGTGCAATACAACACCCCGGAGTATGACCACAACTATGGCCCCTATCCATACGTGATGAGCGGTGATCCGGAAGAAGTAACAGATGAGAAGTCGAAAGTTACGATTCTCGCGTCGGGCAATCCAGTCTTCAATTGGCCGAATAAGATCACAGAGAAAGATTTCGATGGCTGGATTGAAGAGCGTGGCTCCAAATTTCTGCAATCGTGGGATCCTAGATACACTGCACTGCTTGAGACCCACGACAAAGGACAGCCGGAACAGAAGGGCGGCCTGATCTACGCGCGTTACGGCAAAGGTGTTTACATCTACAACGCATACGCGTTTTATCGTCAGTTGCCGTTGGGAGTTCCAGGAGCATTTCGCATCTTCGCAAACATGCTGAGCCTCCCTCAGAACCCGGAACTCAAATAACCGTGAGCATCGCATGACACAGACGGCCATCAAGCCCGGACAACTCGAACGCGGGATTGGTCTCCCGGGAGCAATCGCGACCAACATCCTCAATATGGTGGGTGTTGGTCCATTTCTCACCATCCCGCTGGCATTGGTTGCAATGGGCGGTCCACAGGCTATGGTTGGCTGGATGCTGGGAGCGCTGCTCGCACTGTGCGACGGTATGGTGTGGGCAGAGCTTGGATCGCGCTTTCCACGTTCGGGAGGGCCTTACCACTATTTATTGGAAGCCTTTGGCCCGCAAAAATATGGCCGGGTCATCGCCTTTCTTTTCCTGTGGCAATCGCTGTTGATCGGCCCGCTATCGATCGCATCCGGCGCAGTCGGATTTGCGGAGTATGCAAATGTCCTGCATCCCGCCTCCTCCATGCAGATGAAGCTTCTGGCGATGTTGCTCTGCATCATCAACGTCGGCTTGCTCTATCGTTCGATTCGATCGGTGTCGGCCCTTTCAGTTGTCGTCATGGTCGCAGTTCTGGCAACCTGCGGATGGATTGTTGTCAGCGGCGCTCTGCACTTTCATCCAGACCTCGCCTTCAGCTTTCCGGCTGGCGCTTTCCGGCCAACTCGCGCATTCTGGGCCGGACTGGGGGCCGCTACGCTGATCGCTACATACGACTACGGCGGCTACAACAACGTCTGCCTCCTGGGTGGAGAAGTAAGGAATCCGCGCACGAATATCCCCCGCGCCGTGATTGTTTCCATCCTGGTCGTTGCTGCGCTTTATCTTGCCATGAACGTATCTATCCTGGGATCTCTGCCGTGGCAAAGCGCGCAGCATTCCAAAGCTATTGTTGCCGACTTCATGCAGGCTGTGCACGGCGGTTGGGCAGCGAAAGCTGTCTCTATTTTGATACTGATCGCCAGTTGGGGTTCAGCGTTTGCAATTCTGCTCGGCTATTCGCGCGTGCCTTACACTGCTGCCGAGGATGGAACTTTTCTCAAAGCCTTTGCCCGGCTTCACCCCACCAAACATTTCCCT
The genomic region above belongs to Acidobacteriota bacterium and contains:
- a CDS encoding APC family permease, whose protein sequence is MTQTAIKPGQLERGIGLPGAIATNILNMVGVGPFLTIPLALVAMGGPQAMVGWMLGALLALCDGMVWAELGSRFPRSGGPYHYLLEAFGPQKYGRVIAFLFLWQSLLIGPLSIASGAVGFAEYANVLHPASSMQMKLLAMLLCIINVGLLYRSIRSVSALSVVVMVAVLATCGWIVVSGALHFHPDLAFSFPAGAFRPTRAFWAGLGAATLIATYDYGGYNNVCLLGGEVRNPRTNIPRAVIVSILVVAALYLAMNVSILGSLPWQSAQHSKAIVADFMQAVHGGWAAKAVSILILIASWGSAFAILLGYSRVPYTAAEDGTFLKAFARLHPTKHFPTVSLLFMGVASAVLCLVSLAELISALIVIQTLLQFMGQCVAVVLLRRKDRSPNPDLFRMPWYPIPAVVALVGWAYIVATSQVRHIVIALTFGLLGVVVFLFRARNQQEWPFAQ
- a CDS encoding PIG-L family deacetylase is translated as MSGLVKKSVCTLAACACFISSGSLFYAQTPKPIVDATPVPPDRGAAATWQALKKLHTRASVMMIVAHPDDEDGATLAYESRGQGARVALLTLDRGEGGANVMSSDYWDALGLVRTEELLQAGRYYGLDAQYFTSMADYGFSKALDEALSQWGHDRVLEQAVRVVRTVRPLIVCSVFVGGPTDGHGQHATAGLMAQEVFKAAGDPKMFPEQIKEGLLPWAPVKTYARAPFFRVSEKGMYDYANHTWGPVGVTNHITGKWEPGKPSVTVAIPSGTYDSVIGETYSQVSRKGLGYQASQNGGPSVPLPQAQPSAYHRFGSHIDAQPTEQSFFDGIDTTLDGIALLADQKDQPALHTKLDEINTLVEKAITQFSAQQPSAVAPLLAKGKIAVEALIANVKDGSMSANAKYNVLHELEVKQRQFNDALVAALQISLNADVTQAGKDDPMMAMFRGARPTFQMATPGLSFPVAVHIYQPGNSNLTIKSVTLKATSGGNWQVKDEAAAPSVLAPSKAVDLRFNVKVPTDEPFTRPYFKREGLQNAFYEVDSTAKKNVPLSPYPLEARASFGFEGATINMAAVVQVVSKVNGPGLLRYPMPVGPAISVALSPAAGVIPLESKSTTVSVRLKNNEQGPVKPTVHLTLPAGWTAEPSSIPVSFTQTGEEQTVSFTVAPKVEEGKQYKVIAVAELDGTKYEEGYITTGYVGLRPYFLYSPATYSTTGTDVKVAHGLNVAYIEGSGDDVPAALEQIGVHVSYLTAQDLASSDLSKYNAIVLGVRAYAVRPDLVTNNARLLKYVENGGVAIVQYNTPEYDHNYGPYPYVMSGDPEEVTDEKSKVTILASGNPVFNWPNKITEKDFDGWIEERGSKFLQSWDPRYTALLETHDKGQPEQKGGLIYARYGKGVYIYNAYAFYRQLPLGVPGAFRIFANMLSLPQNPELK